In one Coccinella septempunctata chromosome 6, icCocSept1.1, whole genome shotgun sequence genomic region, the following are encoded:
- the LOC123315433 gene encoding histone-lysine N-methyltransferase SETMAR-like has translation MEVNKEKIRYILQFFFDKDENASQAAENVNSVYGPDTVTANYAQFWFRRFRSGIFDVKDAPRTGRPVVENVDKVTEIIEVDRHVSSRSIAQELKIDHKTVLNHLHKAGFKKKLDVWVPHQLTPKNMMDRISICEALAKRNEIGPFLKRMVTGDEKWVTYDNIMRKRSWSKRGEAAQTVAKPGLTARKVLLCVWWDWKGIIYYELLPYGQTLNSDIYCQQLDRLKRAIDQKRPELANGRGVVFHQDNARPHTSIVTRQKLQELGWEVLMHPPYSPDLAPSDYHLFLALQNFFSDKKLASREECENQLLEFFANKDQDF, from the coding sequence ATGGAAGTCAACAAAGAGAAAATTCGGTACATTTTACAGTTTTTCTTTGATAAAGACGAAAATGCAAGTCAGGCGGCTGAAAATGTGAATAGTGTTTATGGTCCCGATACTGTAACAGCTAATTACGCGCAATTTTGGTTTCGTCGATTCCGTTCGGGTATTTTTGACGTTAAGGATGCCCCTCGCACAGGCAGGCCCGTCGTCGAAAATGTCGACAAAGTCACTGAAATCATCGAAGTGGACCGGCATGTTAGTAGTCGTAGCATCGCCCAGGAGTTAAAGATCGACCACAAAACAGTTTTAAACCATTTGCACAAAGCTGGGTTCAAAAAAAAGCTTGATGTTTGGGTGCCACACCAATTAACACCAAAAAACATGATGGATCGAATTTCCATCTGCGAAGCCTTGGCCAAACGTAATGAAATCGGCCCATTTCTTAAACGGATGGTGACTGGGGATGAGAAATGGGTCACATACGACAACATTATGCGAAAGCGATCGTGGTCAAAGCGCGGTGAAGCAGCTCAGACGGTGGCCAAACCGGGACTAACGGCCAGGAAGGTTCTGCTTTGCGTTTGGTGGGATTGGAAAGGAATCATTTATTACGAGTTGCTTCCATATGGCCAAACATTAAATTCAGACATCTATTGTCAACAACTGGACCGTCTGAAGCGAGCAATTGACCAGAAACGGCCAGAATTGGCCAACGGAAGAGGTGTCGTGTTCCATCAGGACAACGCCAGGCCACACACTTCTATAGTGACTCGTCAAAAACTCCAGGAGCTTGGTTGGGAAGTTTTGATGCATCCACCATACAGTCCGGACCTCGCACCAAGCGATTACCATCTTTTTCTTGCATTGCAAAACTTTTTTAGTGATAAGAAATTGGCATCAAGGGAAGAGTGTGAAAATCAATTGCTGGAGTTTTTCGCTAATAAGGACCAAGACTTTTAG
- the LOC123315434 gene encoding uncharacterized protein LOC123315434 yields MGDLPPSRVSRLKPFSHTGVDFAGPFKVTMSKHRGIRASKAYLCLFVCFATKAVHLELASDLTMNTFLAALKRFIARRGRCSNLYSDCGTNFVAAHRYLNELFAKAASAESITWHFNPASAPHFGGLWESAIKCAKMHLLRVVGEQILTYEELNTVFTQVEAILNSRPLTPVSNDPHDFSALTPGHFLTLEPLTALPEQDNTALPINRLTRWQLLERMHRDFWNRWSKEYLHNLHQRSKWHLSSTPVKENVLVLIKSDNLPPCKWQLGRIVELHPGADGCTRVASVKTADNNILKRPVIKLCPLPLEDS; encoded by the coding sequence ATGGGCGATCTCCCTCCTTCTCGTGTCTCTCGCCTCAAACCTTTTTCCCATACTGGTGTTGATTTCGCGGGTCCCTTCAAAGTCACTATGAGTAAACACCGTGGAATTCGTGCTTCTAAGGCTTATCTTTGCTTGTTCGTTTGCTTCGCGACAAAAGCTGTACATTTGGAACTTGCTTCTGATTTGACGATGAATACCTTTCTTGCAGCTTTGAAGCGGTTCATTGCTCGTCGTGGGCGTTGTTCCAACTTATATAGCGATTGTGGTACCAATTTTGTCGCCGCTCATAGGTATTTGAACGAACTATTCGCCAAGGCTGCTTCTGCGGAATCAATCACTTGGCATTTCAACCCTGCTTCTGCACCTCATTTCGGAGGTCTTTGGGAGTCTGCAATCAAGTGTGCAAAGATGCATCTTCTTCGAGTTGTTGGAGAGCAGATTCTCACGTACGAGGAGCTTAACACTGTCTTCACTCAGGTCGAAGCTATTCTTAATTCTCGTCCGCTGACACCCGTTAGTAATGATCCCCATGATTTTTCTGCCCTAACTCCAGGCCACTTCCTTACTTTAGAACCGCTGACTGCTCTACCAGAGCAAGATAACACTGCTCTTCCCATCAATAGACTTACACGTTGGCAACTTCTAGAGCGTATGCACCGCGATTTTTGGAATCGTTGGTCCAAAGAATATTTACACAACTTACACCAAAGAAGTAAATGGCATCTATCCAGTACGCCTGTTAAAGAAAATGTGCTAGTCCTTATAAAATCGGACAACTTGCCACCCTGTAAATGGCAATTGGGACGTATAGTTGAATTGCATCCTGGTGCAGACGGTTGTACTAGGGTTGCTTCAGTAAAAACTGCTGATAACAATATTCTTAAAAGACCTGTTATCAAACTTTGTCCCCTTCCACTAGAGGATAGTTAA